One window from the genome of Paracoccus marcusii encodes:
- a CDS encoding sugar-binding transcriptional regulator, whose protein sequence is MARRGPVDPEQSLAIRAAWLHYAGGLTQAAVAKRLGLPGVKAHRLIARAVAEGVVKVTIDGEIVECAMLEDQLCARYGLDHCEVAPDLGEDGMPLRALGLAGAGFLRREIERGAHRVIGLGHGRTLAAAVRQMPRFDARAVRFVAVLGGLTRNYAANPHDVMHTLAEKTGAQAFVMPVPFFANSEGDRAVLLSQPGVRDIFDLSNSATLTFVGMGTADAGAQLVASGMIEAREIAEINAAGGVGEMMGYFFDATGRVLDTTLSARTLSVDLNRGQDQRIVVIAGGAEKVAAIRAVLNSGRLSGLITDEATARALMAG, encoded by the coding sequence ATGGCCCGGCGGGGACCGGTCGATCCGGAGCAGAGCCTGGCGATCCGGGCGGCCTGGCTGCATTACGCGGGCGGGCTGACTCAGGCTGCCGTCGCCAAGCGGCTGGGCCTGCCCGGCGTCAAGGCGCACCGCCTGATCGCCCGCGCCGTGGCCGAGGGCGTGGTCAAGGTCACCATCGACGGAGAGATCGTCGAATGCGCCATGCTGGAGGATCAGCTGTGCGCGCGCTATGGGCTGGACCACTGCGAGGTTGCCCCCGACCTGGGCGAGGACGGCATGCCCCTGCGTGCCCTGGGTCTGGCGGGCGCGGGCTTCCTGCGCCGCGAGATCGAGCGGGGCGCACACAGGGTCATCGGGCTGGGTCATGGCCGGACGCTGGCGGCGGCGGTCCGGCAGATGCCGCGCTTTGACGCGCGCGCGGTGCGCTTCGTGGCGGTCCTGGGCGGGCTGACGCGCAATTATGCGGCGAACCCGCATGACGTGATGCATACGCTGGCGGAAAAGACCGGGGCGCAGGCCTTCGTGATGCCGGTGCCGTTCTTTGCCAATTCCGAAGGCGACCGGGCCGTGCTGCTGTCCCAGCCCGGCGTGCGCGACATCTTCGATCTGTCGAACAGCGCCACGCTGACCTTCGTGGGCATGGGCACGGCTGATGCGGGCGCGCAGCTGGTCGCATCCGGCATGATCGAGGCGCGCGAGATCGCCGAGATCAACGCCGCGGGGGGCGTCGGAGAGATGATGGGGTATTTCTTCGATGCCACGGGTCGCGTGCTGGACACGACGCTGAGCGCGCGGACGCTGTCGGTGGACCTGAACCGGGGGCAGGATCAGCGTATCGTGGTCATCGCCGGCGGCGCGGAAAAGGTCGCGGCCATTCGCGCGGTGCTGAACAGCGGGCGCCTGTCCGGGCTGATCACCGACGAGGCGACGGCGCGTGCGCTGATGGCGGGGTGA
- a CDS encoding sugar ABC transporter ATP-binding protein: MSAQVVLAARNVAKSYGQVHALKGVNFDIHRGQVTTLFGENGAGKSTLMKILSGVIQPTSGQIVLDGQPVAFANANDARDRGISIIHQELSLAPNLSVRDNIFMGREIMGPLGVDYAEEDRQTRALMDELEEQIDPATLVEDLRLGQQQIVEIARALLVDSRILIMDEPTSALSASEVEVLFKVIRDLTARGVSIVYISHHLEEALTITDHAVVLRDGVMTAYAPRAQIDLEWIVRNMVGENYDLGSPPDSTMGKVALSIRDLSVPDATGQDLVRGLNLDVRAGEIVCIYGLMGAGRTELLETVAGRLRATGGQIVLEGHEISHLSIGERIARGLALVPEDRQRDGLVQTMSVGQNLSLASIARFTRGLFTSTRAERDLIDDSIRRVTVKTSGGGAPIGSLSGGNQQKVVIGKMLATRPRAILLDEPSRGIDIGAKAEVFRLLAEGARAGLAVVYSTSEVSECLSIAHRIIVMHKGRITAEFDSTVSKDRIMAASGESVAA; encoded by the coding sequence ATGAGCGCCCAGGTTGTCCTTGCCGCCCGCAACGTGGCCAAGTCCTATGGTCAGGTCCACGCGCTGAAGGGCGTGAATTTCGACATCCATCGCGGCCAGGTCACCACCCTCTTCGGAGAGAACGGCGCGGGAAAATCCACGCTGATGAAGATCCTGTCGGGCGTGATCCAACCCACATCGGGCCAGATCGTGCTGGACGGCCAGCCGGTGGCCTTCGCCAATGCGAATGACGCGCGCGACCGGGGGATTTCCATCATCCACCAGGAGCTGTCGCTGGCCCCGAACCTGTCGGTGCGCGACAACATCTTCATGGGCCGCGAGATCATGGGCCCCTTAGGCGTCGATTACGCCGAGGAGGACCGCCAGACCCGCGCCCTCATGGATGAGCTGGAGGAGCAGATCGACCCTGCGACCCTGGTCGAGGACCTGCGCCTGGGCCAGCAGCAGATCGTCGAGATCGCCCGCGCCCTGTTGGTGGACAGCCGCATCCTGATCATGGACGAACCGACCAGCGCGCTGTCCGCCAGCGAGGTCGAGGTTCTGTTCAAAGTCATTCGCGACCTGACCGCGCGGGGCGTCAGCATCGTCTATATCTCGCACCACCTGGAGGAGGCGCTGACCATCACCGACCATGCGGTGGTGCTGCGCGACGGGGTGATGACCGCCTATGCGCCGCGCGCCCAGATCGACCTGGAATGGATCGTGCGCAACATGGTCGGCGAGAATTACGACCTGGGCTCGCCCCCGGACAGCACCATGGGCAAGGTCGCCCTGTCGATCCGCGACCTGTCGGTCCCGGACGCCACCGGCCAGGACCTGGTGCGCGGGCTGAACCTGGACGTGCGCGCCGGAGAGATCGTCTGCATCTATGGCCTGATGGGCGCGGGCCGCACCGAACTGCTGGAGACGGTCGCGGGGCGGCTGCGCGCCACCGGCGGCCAGATCGTGCTGGAAGGGCACGAGATCAGCCACCTGTCCATCGGCGAGCGCATCGCCCGCGGCCTGGCCCTGGTCCCCGAGGACCGCCAGCGCGATGGCTTGGTCCAGACCATGAGCGTCGGCCAGAACCTGTCGCTGGCCTCGATCGCGCGGTTCACGCGGGGGCTGTTCACCAGCACCCGCGCCGAACGCGACCTGATCGACGACAGCATCCGCCGCGTGACGGTCAAGACATCGGGCGGCGGCGCCCCCATCGGATCGCTGTCGGGCGGCAACCAGCAGAAGGTCGTGATCGGCAAGATGCTGGCCACCCGGCCCCGCGCGATCCTGCTGGACGAGCCGTCGCGCGGCATCGACATCGGTGCCAAGGCCGAGGTGTTCCGCCTGCTGGCGGAAGGCGCGCGGGCTGGGCTGGCGGTGGTCTATTCCACCTCCGAGGTCAGCGAATGCCTGTCCATCGCCCACCGGATCATCGTCATGCACAAGGGCCGCATCACGGCCGAATTCGACAGCACCGTGTCCAAGGACCGGATCATGGCCGCCTCGGGCGAGTCCGTGGCCGCCTGA
- a CDS encoding iron-containing alcohol dehydrogenase translates to MPQLFAFATATEILFGRGQAAMAAGRVAALGRRVLLIHGRDPGRSAALARDLAAAGCSVATFAVPHEPDIALIEAGVRTGAEVQVVVAMGGGAVIDAGKALAACLTMTRPLMDHLEVVGQGLPLDHPPLPFVAIPTTAGTGAEVTRNAVIGVPEARRKVSLRDARMLPALAIVDPALTDGCPRAVTLASGLDAVTQVIEPYVCTRANPLTDALCRDAIPRGLASLVRLMQAEDPQARDEMAWVSLCGGLALANAGLGAVHGLAGPLGGLTGAAHGAICGTLLPHVLVANRRAVTDRALAARLDQVGAWIGAAFGRADASVAEAAALLADWSRAAGLPGLDALGIDAAARQAAAQAAAASSSMRANPAPLSADDLDALMRAAA, encoded by the coding sequence ATGCCCCAGCTCTTTGCCTTTGCCACCGCTACCGAGATCCTGTTCGGCCGGGGGCAGGCGGCGATGGCCGCCGGGCGGGTCGCGGCCCTGGGGCGGCGGGTCCTGCTGATCCATGGCCGCGATCCGGGCCGCAGCGCGGCGCTGGCTCGCGATCTGGCCGCGGCGGGCTGTTCGGTCGCAACCTTCGCCGTTCCGCATGAACCCGACATCGCCCTGATTGAGGCAGGCGTCCGGACGGGCGCGGAGGTCCAGGTCGTCGTCGCGATGGGCGGCGGGGCGGTGATCGACGCGGGCAAGGCCCTGGCGGCCTGCCTGACCATGACCCGTCCGCTGATGGATCATCTGGAAGTCGTGGGACAGGGGCTGCCGCTGGACCATCCCCCGTTGCCCTTCGTGGCCATCCCCACCACCGCCGGCACCGGGGCCGAGGTCACCCGCAACGCCGTGATCGGCGTCCCCGAGGCGCGCCGCAAGGTCAGCCTGCGCGATGCGCGGATGCTGCCGGCGCTGGCCATCGTGGACCCGGCCCTGACGGACGGCTGTCCGCGCGCGGTGACGCTGGCCTCGGGGCTGGATGCCGTCACGCAGGTGATCGAGCCCTATGTCTGCACCCGCGCCAATCCGCTGACCGACGCGCTGTGCCGCGACGCGATCCCGCGTGGGCTGGCGTCGCTGGTCCGCCTGATGCAGGCCGAAGACCCGCAAGCGCGCGACGAGATGGCCTGGGTCAGCCTGTGCGGCGGCCTGGCGCTGGCCAATGCGGGGCTGGGCGCGGTGCATGGGCTGGCCGGCCCCTTGGGCGGGCTGACCGGGGCGGCGCATGGCGCGATCTGCGGCACGCTGCTGCCGCATGTGCTGGTCGCGAACCGCCGGGCGGTCACGGACCGCGCGCTGGCGGCCCGGCTGGACCAGGTGGGCGCCTGGATCGGGGCGGCGTTCGGGCGGGCCGATGCATCGGTGGCCGAGGCCGCAGCGCTGCTGGCCGACTGGTCCCGTGCGGCGGGCCTGCCGGGGCTGGACGCCCTGGGGATCGACGCGGCGGCACGCCAGGCCGCGGCGCAGGCGGCGGCCGCGTCGTCGTCGATGAGGGCCAACCCGGCGCCCCTGTCGGCCGACGATCTGGACGCCTTGATGCGGGCCGCCGCCTGA
- a CDS encoding sugar phosphate isomerase/epimerase family protein, with product MMLTLSLNTNPLVNRFADPDDLIDTVARDLQIRDLQLTHEFINPSWPAPVIRRLTRQMRAALDRTGVRVTSGMTGPYGRLNHFGHPDADVRRYYVDWFKTFADITADLGGRSVGTQFAIFTYRDYDGPARREDLIRIAIDCWAEVAEHAKAAGLDYVFWEPMSVGREFGETIPAALALQDRLSAADMAVPMWMMADIDHGDVTSPDPDDLDPYAWARAVPRVSPIIHIKQSLMDKGGHRPFTAEFNAKGRVQPEPLLEALAQGGAVDNEICLELSFKERDPNDRQVIAQIAESVAFWAPHIDTGADKLNI from the coding sequence GTGATGCTGACCCTGTCGCTGAACACCAATCCGCTGGTCAACCGTTTTGCCGATCCGGACGACCTGATCGACACGGTCGCGCGGGATCTGCAGATCCGCGACCTGCAGTTGACGCATGAGTTCATCAATCCCTCCTGGCCCGCGCCGGTGATCCGCCGCCTGACCCGGCAGATGCGCGCGGCGCTGGACCGGACCGGGGTGCGCGTCACCAGTGGCATGACCGGGCCCTATGGTCGGCTGAATCATTTCGGCCATCCTGATGCGGATGTGCGGCGATACTATGTCGACTGGTTCAAGACCTTCGCGGACATCACCGCCGATCTGGGCGGTCGGTCGGTGGGCACGCAGTTCGCGATCTTCACCTATCGCGATTACGACGGTCCGGCCCGGCGCGAGGATCTGATCCGCATCGCCATCGACTGCTGGGCCGAGGTTGCCGAGCATGCGAAGGCCGCCGGGCTGGACTATGTCTTCTGGGAGCCCATGAGCGTGGGCCGCGAATTCGGAGAGACGATCCCGGCCGCCCTGGCGCTGCAGGACCGGCTGAGCGCGGCCGACATGGCGGTGCCGATGTGGATGATGGCCGATATCGACCACGGCGACGTCACCAGCCCCGATCCGGACGATCTGGACCCCTATGCCTGGGCCCGCGCCGTGCCGCGCGTCAGCCCGATCATCCACATCAAGCAGTCGCTGATGGACAAGGGCGGCCACCGCCCTTTCACCGCCGAATTCAACGCCAAGGGCCGCGTCCAGCCGGAACCCCTGCTGGAGGCGCTGGCCCAGGGCGGCGCGGTCGACAACGAGATCTGCCTGGAGCTGTCCTTCAAGGAACGCGACCCGAACGACCGGCAGGTCATCGCCCAGATCGCCGAAAGTGTCGCATTCTGGGCGCCGCATATCGACACCGGGGCGGATAAGCTGAATATCTGA
- a CDS encoding FGGY-family carbohydrate kinase, with protein sequence MTDKQRDVLIGIDAGTSVIKAVGFDLSGRQLGAAAVPNRYATGAQGAATQDMSRTWDDCAAALRGLADHIPNLAGRTAALSVTGQGDGTWLVGDDGPVGDAWLWLDARAAPTVGRLGQDRARFEATGTGLNTCQQGAQMAHMDAHHPDLLDGARVALHCKDWLYLNLTGVRATDPSEASFTFGNFRSRAYDDTVIDALGLTHRRGLLPPIIDGTQVTHPLTADAAAATGLLAGTPVSLGYVDMVMTALGAGVLGGAGDVACSTVGSTGVHLRAVTADRVHLNDQGTGYVICLPVPGVVTQVQTNMAATLNLDWVLGLAAGILSDMGQPVTHRDLVARLDGWLGQAAPGQILYHPYISDAGERGPFVDAAARAGFTGLSAGHRYPDLVRAVAEGLGLAMRDCYAAMGPLPSELRLTGGAARSPALRRILSAALDAPVRVSDRDEAGAAGAAMMAAVAIGAYRDMDACIAEWVTPLLRAPEAPDSHLAATYARLFPAFAATRAALPPVWAAMARARTTTGE encoded by the coding sequence ATGACGGACAAGCAGCGCGATGTGCTGATCGGAATCGATGCCGGGACCTCGGTCATCAAGGCCGTGGGGTTCGATCTTTCCGGGCGTCAGCTGGGCGCGGCGGCGGTGCCGAATCGCTATGCGACCGGGGCGCAGGGCGCAGCGACGCAGGACATGTCCCGCACCTGGGATGATTGCGCCGCCGCGCTGCGCGGGCTAGCCGATCATATCCCGAACCTAGCGGGGCGGACCGCGGCGCTGTCCGTGACGGGGCAGGGCGACGGCACCTGGCTGGTCGGAGACGACGGCCCGGTGGGCGATGCCTGGCTGTGGCTGGACGCGCGTGCCGCACCGACCGTCGGCCGGTTGGGCCAGGACCGCGCCCGGTTCGAGGCGACGGGCACCGGCCTGAACACCTGCCAGCAGGGCGCGCAGATGGCCCATATGGACGCCCATCATCCGGACCTGCTGGATGGGGCGCGGGTCGCGCTGCATTGCAAGGACTGGCTGTATCTGAACCTGACCGGCGTTCGGGCGACAGACCCGTCCGAGGCCAGCTTCACCTTCGGCAACTTCCGCAGCCGGGCCTATGATGACACGGTCATCGACGCGCTGGGCCTGACGCATCGGCGCGGCCTGCTGCCGCCGATCATCGATGGCACACAGGTGACCCATCCGCTGACCGCGGATGCCGCTGCGGCGACGGGCCTGCTGGCAGGCACGCCGGTCAGCCTGGGCTATGTCGACATGGTGATGACCGCGCTGGGTGCGGGCGTGCTGGGTGGGGCGGGCGACGTGGCCTGTTCGACGGTCGGCTCGACCGGGGTGCATCTGCGCGCCGTGACCGCCGACCGGGTGCATCTGAACGATCAGGGCACGGGCTATGTCATATGCCTGCCGGTGCCGGGCGTGGTCACGCAGGTCCAGACCAACATGGCGGCGACGTTGAACCTCGATTGGGTACTGGGGTTGGCGGCGGGTATCCTGTCGGACATGGGCCAGCCGGTGACGCATCGCGACCTTGTCGCGCGGCTGGACGGCTGGCTGGGCCAGGCCGCGCCGGGGCAGATCCTGTACCACCCCTATATCTCGGATGCCGGGGAACGCGGGCCCTTCGTCGATGCTGCGGCGCGGGCCGGGTTCACCGGCCTGTCGGCGGGCCATCGCTATCCCGATCTGGTGCGCGCCGTGGCCGAAGGGCTGGGCCTGGCCATGCGCGACTGTTACGCCGCGATGGGGCCGCTTCCGTCCGAACTGCGCCTGACCGGTGGGGCGGCGCGGTCGCCCGCCCTGCGGCGCATTTTGTCGGCCGCGCTGGACGCGCCGGTCCGCGTGTCCGACCGCGACGAGGCCGGGGCCGCGGGGGCCGCGATGATGGCTGCCGTGGCCATCGGCGCCTATCGCGACATGGACGCCTGCATCGCCGAATGGGTCACGCCCCTGCTGCGCGCCCCCGAGGCCCCCGATTCCCATCTGGCCGCGACCTATGCGCGGCTGTTCCCCGCCTTTGCCGCGACCCGCGCCGCCCTGCCGCCTGTCTGGGCGGCCATGGCGCGGGCCCGCACCACGACAGGAGAGTAG
- a CDS encoding ABC transporter permease, with product MSATTTTAPAKGRQFHLGRLLLEGRAFFALIAIIAVFSFLSPNYFTLSNLLIMSSQVAIFGILSIGMLLVILNGGIDLSVGSILALSGVVAGAMMQGVELDALGVILYPPVWAVVVLTLCVGAAVGAVNGVLVAIFKVPPFVATLGVMYVARGIALLMTNGLTYNNLRGSEALGNTGFNWLGFYRIGGVPISVIVLAVVAIAAGLMLGRSAFGRWLYASGGNERAAELSGVPVKRVKITVYMVSGALAAAAGLVLASQLTSAGPTAGNAYELTAIAAVVIGGAALTGGRGNVRGTMLGAFVIGFLSAGLVIIGVSSYWQTVFTGAVIVLAVLMNSLQYGSGTRKT from the coding sequence ATGTCCGCAACCACCACGACCGCCCCCGCGAAAGGCCGCCAGTTCCATCTGGGCCGCCTGCTGCTGGAAGGGCGCGCCTTCTTCGCGCTGATCGCCATCATCGCGGTCTTCTCGTTTCTGTCGCCGAACTACTTCACGCTGTCGAACCTGCTGATCATGTCCAGCCAGGTCGCGATCTTTGGCATCCTGTCCATCGGCATGCTGCTGGTCATCCTGAACGGCGGGATCGACCTGTCCGTGGGCTCCATCCTGGCGCTGTCGGGCGTGGTCGCCGGCGCGATGATGCAGGGGGTCGAACTGGATGCGCTTGGCGTGATCCTGTATCCGCCGGTCTGGGCGGTCGTGGTGCTGACGCTGTGCGTGGGCGCGGCCGTGGGCGCGGTCAACGGCGTGCTGGTCGCGATCTTCAAGGTGCCGCCCTTCGTGGCGACGCTTGGGGTCATGTACGTGGCGCGCGGCATCGCGCTGTTGATGACCAACGGGCTGACCTACAACAACCTGCGCGGGTCCGAGGCCCTGGGCAATACCGGCTTCAACTGGCTGGGCTTCTACCGCATCGGCGGCGTGCCCATCAGCGTGATCGTGCTGGCGGTCGTGGCGATCGCCGCGGGGCTGATGCTGGGCCGGTCGGCCTTCGGGCGCTGGCTTTACGCATCGGGCGGCAACGAACGCGCGGCGGAGCTGTCCGGCGTGCCGGTCAAGCGGGTCAAGATCACCGTCTACATGGTGTCGGGCGCGCTGGCCGCCGCCGCGGGGCTGGTCCTGGCGTCGCAGCTGACCTCGGCCGGGCCCACGGCGGGCAACGCGTATGAACTGACCGCCATCGCCGCGGTCGTGATCGGCGGCGCGGCCCTGACCGGCGGGCGCGGCAACGTGCGCGGCACGATGCTGGGCGCCTTCGTCATCGGCTTCCTGTCGGCGGGCCTGGTGATCATCGGGGTCAGCTCCTACTGGCAGACGGTGTTCACGGGCGCGGTGATCGTGCTGGCCGTGCTGATGAACTCGCTTCAATACGGCAGCGGCACGCGCAAGACGTGA
- a CDS encoding DUF2291 family protein produces MTDSTTAPRAPAASRRGLILSVALGLAVLAAIALDTTVVQVGSEADARQQAFSPDTYGTQEFPRIRDAVIERAVPATDLAAAIAADQDAAIAEYGTPASTGAIMMVTVTGTAGEPRAGVYPLTVEGLPEDLRIRVQTGPAINGTDLRDAPGDIAFGAFKNQIEYQDAGSGINRAMAAEVLAPIDTTALAGKQVTVTGAFRLINPSNWLITPVALEVQ; encoded by the coding sequence ATGACCGACAGCACCACCGCCCCCCGGGCCCCCGCCGCCAGCCGTCGCGGCCTGATCCTGTCCGTGGCCCTGGGCCTGGCCGTCCTGGCCGCCATCGCGCTGGATACCACCGTGGTGCAGGTCGGCTCCGAGGCAGATGCCCGCCAGCAGGCGTTTTCGCCCGACACCTATGGCACGCAGGAATTCCCGCGCATCCGCGACGCGGTGATCGAACGCGCCGTGCCCGCCACCGACCTGGCCGCGGCCATCGCCGCCGATCAGGACGCGGCCATCGCCGAATACGGCACGCCCGCATCGACCGGCGCCATCATGATGGTAACCGTGACCGGCACCGCCGGAGAGCCGCGGGCCGGGGTCTATCCGCTGACCGTCGAGGGCCTGCCCGAGGATCTGCGCATCCGCGTGCAGACCGGCCCCGCGATCAACGGCACCGACCTGCGCGACGCGCCGGGCGACATCGCCTTCGGCGCCTTCAAGAACCAGATCGAATACCAGGACGCGGGATCGGGCATCAACCGCGCCATGGCGGCCGAGGTGCTGGCCCCCATCGACACCACCGCCCTGGCGGGCAAGCAGGTGACGGTGACCGGGGCGTTCCGGCTGATCAACCCGTCGAACTGGCTGATCACCCCCGTCGCGCTGGAGGTCCAATGA
- a CDS encoding glycerol-3-phosphate dehydrogenase: MTQGHEMIDLFVIGGGINGAGVARDAAGRGLSVVLCEKDDLAQGTSSRSGKLVHGGLRYLEYYEFRLVREALIEREVLLAAAPHIIWPMRFVLPHSPDDRPAWLVRLGLFLYDNLGGRKKLPGTRTLDLRRDPEGAPLLDKYHKGFEYSDCWVDDARLVVLNAVDAAERGATVLTRTACVSARREGDAWSVTTRDTVTGEERQFRARCLVNCAGPWVSDFITRVAGSNSARNVRLVKGSHIIVPKWWAGTNAYLVQNHDKRVIFINPYEGDMALIGTTDIAYDGRAEDVTADESEIDYLLAAVNRYFKEKLRRSDVIHSFSGVRPLFDDGQGNPSAVTRDYVFDLDKTGGAPLLNVFGGKITTFRELAERGMHRLTEVFPQMGPDWTETATLPGGEIANADYESFANLQRELHPWMPRALVQHYGRLYGARTKDVVAGAMTLSGLGRHFGGQLYEAEARYLVAKEWARTPQDILTRRTKHYLHLTKDQQAAFAAWFDDTLAPEIA; encoded by the coding sequence ATGACCCAAGGCCACGAGATGATCGATCTGTTCGTGATCGGTGGCGGCATCAACGGCGCGGGCGTCGCGCGCGATGCCGCGGGGCGGGGCCTGTCGGTCGTGCTGTGCGAAAAGGACGACCTGGCGCAGGGCACCTCGTCGCGCTCGGGCAAGCTGGTCCATGGTGGGCTGCGCTATCTGGAATATTACGAATTCCGCCTCGTCCGCGAGGCGCTGATCGAACGAGAGGTGCTGCTGGCCGCGGCCCCGCACATCATCTGGCCGATGCGCTTCGTGCTGCCGCACAGCCCCGACGACCGGCCCGCCTGGTTGGTCCGGCTGGGGCTGTTCCTCTATGACAACCTGGGCGGGCGGAAAAAACTGCCGGGCACGCGCACGCTGGACCTGCGCCGCGATCCCGAGGGCGCGCCGCTGCTGGACAAGTACCATAAGGGGTTCGAATACAGCGATTGCTGGGTTGACGACGCGCGGCTGGTGGTGCTGAACGCGGTCGATGCGGCGGAGCGCGGCGCGACCGTCCTGACCCGCACCGCCTGCGTGTCGGCACGCCGCGAGGGCGACGCCTGGTCCGTGACCACCCGCGACACCGTCACCGGAGAGGAACGGCAGTTCCGCGCCCGCTGCCTGGTCAACTGCGCCGGTCCCTGGGTCAGCGACTTCATCACCCGCGTGGCGGGGTCGAATTCGGCCCGCAACGTGCGCCTGGTCAAGGGCAGCCACATCATCGTGCCGAAATGGTGGGCGGGGACCAACGCCTATCTGGTGCAGAACCACGACAAGCGCGTGATCTTCATCAACCCCTACGAGGGCGACATGGCGCTGATCGGCACGACCGACATCGCCTATGACGGCCGGGCCGAGGACGTCACCGCCGACGAATCCGAGATCGACTATCTGCTGGCCGCCGTGAACCGCTATTTCAAGGAGAAACTGCGCCGGTCCGACGTGATCCACAGCTTTTCGGGCGTGCGCCCGCTGTTCGACGACGGGCAGGGCAACCCGTCGGCGGTCACGCGGGACTATGTGTTCGACCTGGACAAGACCGGAGGCGCGCCGCTGCTGAACGTCTTCGGCGGCAAGATAACCACCTTTCGCGAACTGGCCGAACGCGGCATGCACCGCCTGACCGAGGTGTTCCCGCAGATGGGCCCCGACTGGACCGAGACCGCGACCCTGCCGGGCGGCGAGATCGCCAATGCCGATTACGAAAGCTTTGCCAATCTGCAGCGCGAACTGCACCCCTGGATGCCGCGCGCGCTGGTCCAGCATTATGGCCGCCTGTACGGCGCGCGGACCAAGGATGTCGTGGCGGGCGCCATGACCCTGTCGGGCCTGGGACGCCATTTCGGCGGACAGCTTTACGAGGCCGAGGCGCGGTATCTGGTCGCCAAGGAATGGGCACGCACGCCGCAGGACATCCTGACCCGGCGCACCAAGCATTATCTGCACCTGACCAAGGACCAGCAGGCGGCCTTTGCCGCGTGGTTCGACGACACCCTGGCGCCGGAGATCGCGTGA